From Dasypus novemcinctus isolate mDasNov1 chromosome 19, mDasNov1.1.hap2, whole genome shotgun sequence, a single genomic window includes:
- the CD209 gene encoding CD209 antigen translates to MDMGDTTEPMARQLGPIEEEELITSGIRHSPKDFGFRQFHSLRSFTGCLGRSHALLLLQLISLTLFTVFLVAILIQVSKDPSSEGLEHSKQEEIYQELTHLKAGVARLCRPCPWEWTFFQGNCYFFSNTQRNWHDSIAACQEVGAQLVVIKTAEEQNFLQVKTSKSNRFTWMGLSDLKHEGTWHWLDGSYLLLSFMKYWNKGEPNSSGEEDCAEFRGEGWNDSKCDDNKFWICKKTAASCSNN, encoded by the exons ATGGACATGGGTGACACCACAGAACCAATGGCAAGGCAGCTAGGCCCCATCG AGGAGGAAGAACTGATAACCAGTGGTATCCGACATTCCCCCAAAGACTTTGGATTCCGACAGTTTCATAGCCTCAGGAGCTTCACAG GATGTCTGGGCCGGAGCCATGCCCTCCTGCTCCTGCAACTCATCTCCCTTACACTCTTCACTGTGTTTCTGGTGGCCATCCTTATCCAAG TCTCCAAAGACCCCAGTTCAGAAGGGCTGGAGCATTCAAAGCAGGAGGAAATCTATCAGGAACTGACCCACTTGAAGGCTGGAGTTG CCCGCCTGTGCCGTCCCTGTCCCTGGGAATGGACTTTCTTCCAAGGAAATTGTTACTTCTTCTCCAACACCCAGCGGAACTGGCACGACTCTATTGCTGCCTGTCAGGAAGTGGGGGCTCAGCTGGTGGTAATCAAAACTGCTGAGGAGCAG AATTTCCTGCAGGTGAAGACTTCCAAGAGTAACCGCTTCACTTGGATGGGACTCTCAGACCTGAAACATGAAGGCACGTGGCACTGGTTGGATGGTTCATACCTGTTGCTCAG CTTCATGAAATATTGGAACAAAGGGGAGCCCAACAGCAGTGGGGAGGAAGACTGCGCAGAATTTAGGGGCGAAGGTTGGAATGATTCCAAATGCGATGATAACAAATTCTGGATCTGCAAAAAGACTGCGGCCTCCTGCTCCAACAACTGA